A single window of Nicotiana sylvestris chromosome 3, ASM39365v2, whole genome shotgun sequence DNA harbors:
- the LOC104225952 gene encoding alcohol acyltransferase 9, which yields MSSSVLVKEAVLITPSEPTPIQILPLSALDSQLFLRFTIEYLLVYKPYGLDKAATVNRVKSALGRALVPYYPLAGRVRARPNGSGLEVVCRAQGAAFLQAVSDLTASEFQAAPRHKTQWRKLLSLQVADVLKGAPPLVVQLTWLSDGSATLAVGFNHCLCDGIGSAEFLNLFAELATGKQKLTDLNSKPVWDRYLMDPKSYKYKSSTSHHPEFKKVPDLCGFISRFNQERFAPTSVIFDKRRVNELKKLTHSQSSICTSFEVLSAHIWKSWATALNLPPNQTLKLLFTINIRNKVKPSLPSGYYGNGFVLGCAQTSAKDLVEKGLGYATGLVKRAKERVNDEYVREVVESVSSSGTSPDSVGVLIMSQWSRLGLEKVDIGMGRPVEVGPVCCDRYCILLPVYDHKDSVKVNVSVPATAVDKYLYLLKSIGT from the coding sequence ATGTCAAGCTCTGTTCTTGTAAAAGAAGCTGTTTTAATCACCCCTTCAGAGCCAACCCCAATCCAAATTCTCCCACTTTCTGCTTTGGATTCTCAGCTCTTTTTGCGCTTCACCATCGAATATTTGCTGGTTTACAAGCCATATGGGTTAGATAAAGCGGCTACAGTGAACCGAGTCAAGTCCGCACTTGGTCGAGCCTTGGTTCCTTACTACCCTTTAGCCGGAAGAGTCAGGGCTCGACCCAACGGTTCAGGCCTAGAAGTAGTGTGTCGAGCCCAGGGTGCGGCTTTCTTACAAGCCGTCTCCGATCTAACGGCGTCAGAATTCCAAGCAGCTCCCCGGCATAAAACACAGTGGCGGAAGCTCTTGTCTTTACAAGTGGCCGACGTGCTTAAAGGGGCCCCACCATTAGTTGTACAGCTGACGTGGCTATCCGATGGCTCCGCCACGTTAGCTGTCGGGTTCAATCATTGTCTATGCGATGGAATTGGTAGTGCTGAGTTCCTCAACTTATTCGCCGAATTAGCTACTGGTAAGCAAAAGCTCACTGATTTAAATTCCAAACCAGTTTGGGATCGTTATCTCATGGACCCAAAATCATATAAATACAAGTCATCCACAAGTCATCATCCAGAGTTTAAGAAAGTTCCTGATCTTTGTGGTTTTATTTCTCGATTTAATCAAGAAAGATTCGCACCCACTTCAGTTATATTTGACAAGAGAAGAGtaaatgaattgaagaaattAACACACAGTCAGTCCTCAATATGCACTTCGTTTGAAGTTCTTTCCGCTCATATATGGAAAAGTTGGGCTACAGCACTAAACTTACCGCCCAACCAAACATTAAAACTACTGTTTACAATCAACATACGGAACAAAGTGAAACCGAGCTTGCCCAGTGGTTACTACGGCAACGGTTTCGTTCTCGGATGCGCTCAAACTTCAGCTAAAGACTTAGTCGAAAAAGGGCTGGGCTATGCAACTGGGTTGGTGAAAAGAGCCAAGGAAAGAGTAAACGATGAGTACGTTAGAGAAGTGGTGGAATCGGTGAGTTCGAGCGGAACGAGTCCGGACTCAGTGGGCGTGTTAATAATGTCGCAATGGTCAAGGCTAGGACTAGAGAAAGTTGACATAGGAATGGGGAGGCCAGTTGAAGTAGGGCCAGTTTGCTGCGATAGGTATTGTATATTATTGCCAGTGTATGATCACAAGGATTCTGTGAAGGTAAATGTATCGGTCCCTGCTACTGCTGTTGACAAATACTTGTATCTTTTGAAGAGCATCGGCACCTGA